From Arcticibacter tournemirensis, one genomic window encodes:
- a CDS encoding acyl-CoA thioesterase, translating to MFVHETKIRVRYGETDQMGYMYYGNYAEFYEVARVEMLRSLDMTYRSMEDAGVMMPVLEMRCKYLKPARYDEEITIKVILDKMPGVRIHFRYELYNEENEFIHEGETTLAFIDMKRNRPCMPPEYFQERLKPFFD from the coding sequence ATGTTTGTACACGAAACAAAGATCAGGGTACGTTATGGAGAGACCGACCAGATGGGCTATATGTACTATGGCAACTATGCTGAGTTTTATGAAGTAGCACGGGTAGAGATGCTGCGCAGCCTCGACATGACCTACCGCTCTATGGAGGATGCCGGAGTGATGATGCCTGTTCTGGAGATGCGATGCAAGTATCTCAAACCAGCACGTTACGACGAGGAAATCACCATTAAAGTAATACTTGATAAGATGCCGGGCGTGCGTATCCACTTTCGGTATGAACTGTATAACGAGGAGAACGAGTTCATTCATGAGGGCGAAACCACACTTGCCTTCATCGACATGAAGAGGAACAGGCCTTGTATGCCCCCTGAATATTTCCAGGAGCGGCTCAAACCTTTTTTTGATTAG
- a CDS encoding LLM class flavin-dependent oxidoreductase → MKKIGFLSFGHWSRHPAYKTRTASDTLLQSIDLAVAAEEIGLDGAYFRVHHFAAQLASPFPLLSAIGARTSSIEIGTGVIDMRYENPLYMVEDAGAADLISGGRLQLGISRGSPEQVIDGWRHFGYEPADGESDADMGRRKALEFLDKLNGIGFAEPNPYPMFPNPPGLLRLEPHSEGLRERIWWGAASNATAVWAAENGMHLQSSTLKYDESGKPFHVQQAEQIRLYKEAWKNAGHQREPRVSVSRSIFALVNDQDRYYFGQEASGSDKIGFIESDKRAIFGRSYAAEPDQLIKELANDEAIQEADTLLLTIPNTLGVDYNVHVLSSILEHVAPGLGWR, encoded by the coding sequence ATGAAGAAAATAGGATTTTTATCATTCGGACACTGGTCCAGGCATCCAGCCTATAAAACCCGTACAGCAAGTGATACGCTGCTTCAATCTATTGATCTGGCTGTTGCCGCCGAAGAAATTGGACTAGACGGCGCGTACTTCCGCGTGCACCATTTTGCGGCCCAGTTAGCGTCGCCATTTCCTTTACTATCCGCTATCGGAGCCAGAACAAGCAGTATAGAGATCGGCACCGGCGTGATTGATATGCGTTACGAGAACCCGCTGTATATGGTGGAGGATGCCGGAGCCGCTGATTTGATATCCGGAGGGCGATTACAGCTGGGGATCAGCAGAGGCTCGCCCGAGCAGGTAATTGATGGGTGGCGCCATTTTGGTTATGAGCCGGCTGATGGCGAAAGCGACGCCGACATGGGACGGCGTAAAGCGCTGGAGTTTCTGGATAAGCTAAACGGTATCGGGTTTGCAGAGCCCAATCCGTACCCGATGTTTCCCAATCCGCCCGGTCTGTTACGCCTGGAACCGCATTCCGAAGGCCTGAGAGAACGCATCTGGTGGGGCGCTGCTTCCAACGCCACGGCTGTTTGGGCGGCCGAAAACGGCATGCACCTGCAAAGCTCAACCCTTAAATACGATGAAAGCGGCAAGCCCTTCCATGTGCAGCAGGCCGAGCAAATCAGGCTGTACAAAGAAGCCTGGAAAAACGCAGGACACCAGCGCGAACCCAGGGTTTCGGTGAGCAGATCTATTTTTGCACTGGTGAACGACCAGGACAGGTATTACTTCGGGCAGGAAGCAAGCGGATCTGATAAAATTGGATTCATTGAAAGCGACAAGCGTGCTATTTTCGGACGAAGCTACGCCGCGGAACCCGATCAGCTCATAAAGGAGCTGGCTAACGACGAAGCTATCCAGGAAGCAGATACGCTCCTTTTGACGATACCGAATACACTGGGCGTTGATTATAATGTGCATGTCTTGTCATCTATTCTGGAGCATGTAGCCCCCGGTTTGGGCTGGCGGTAG
- the mltG gene encoding endolytic transglycosylase MltG: MTDKQSGRLSLKAKIFIALGLILVISLAITAFNYYLRYFGPSVTDNEQYLYIHTGSDFDDVYKTIRDKEIVKDSVVFQWVALNMNYPKAVKPGKYKLTAGMGNRRFINMLKAGNQEPVKLSFRGYRLKEDFAGYVSKQLEPDSVSLVRLLDSTAFISKYGFNRDNVYAMFIPNSYEMYWNISTDKFFKRMYDEYQKFWTEKRNEKAKALGLTPIQVSTLAAIVDAEALHDSEMPAVAGLYLNRHKRGMKLQADPTVIYANKDFSIRRVLNRHLIKDSPYNTYVYAGLPPGPIMMPSIKAIDAVLNYQKHNYLYMCAKEDFSGYHNFAVTVAEHQANARRFQQALNERNIKK; the protein is encoded by the coding sequence ATGACTGATAAACAATCCGGAAGACTTTCTCTAAAAGCCAAAATCTTTATTGCTTTAGGGCTGATTTTAGTAATTTCTCTAGCCATCACTGCCTTCAACTATTACCTGCGTTACTTCGGGCCTAGCGTTACCGATAACGAGCAATATCTTTATATCCACACCGGTTCTGATTTTGACGATGTATACAAAACTATCAGGGATAAGGAGATCGTTAAAGATTCTGTTGTTTTTCAATGGGTGGCATTAAACATGAACTATCCAAAGGCGGTAAAGCCGGGCAAGTACAAGCTAACCGCGGGCATGGGGAACCGCCGTTTCATTAACATGCTTAAAGCCGGCAACCAGGAGCCTGTTAAACTGAGCTTCAGAGGATACCGTTTAAAAGAAGATTTTGCGGGGTATGTATCCAAACAGCTGGAGCCCGATTCCGTTTCGCTGGTACGGTTACTTGATTCAACCGCATTTATCAGCAAATATGGCTTCAACCGGGATAATGTGTATGCCATGTTTATTCCTAACTCGTACGAGATGTACTGGAATATTTCTACCGATAAGTTCTTTAAACGGATGTACGACGAATATCAGAAGTTCTGGACGGAGAAGAGAAACGAAAAGGCAAAGGCGCTCGGACTTACTCCAATACAGGTAAGTACGCTGGCCGCTATTGTGGATGCCGAAGCGCTTCACGACAGCGAAATGCCCGCCGTGGCGGGGCTTTATCTTAACCGGCATAAAAGAGGCATGAAGCTTCAGGCCGACCCCACGGTGATCTATGCAAATAAGGACTTCAGCATCCGCAGGGTACTGAACAGGCACCTTATAAAGGATTCGCCGTACAATACGTATGTGTATGCGGGACTGCCTCCGGGCCCTATTATGATGCCCAGTATTAAGGCCATCGATGCGGTTTTAAACTACCAGAAACACAATTATCTGTACATGTGCGCCAAAGAGGATTTTTCGGGATATCACAACTTCGCCGTTACCGTGGCCGAACATCAGGCAAATGCCAGGCGGTTTCAGCAGGCACTCAACGAAAGAAACATCAAAAAATAA
- a CDS encoding PASTA domain-containing protein → MSKFLEYLKTNTFRKNLIIAIASIAGFLLIIFFSLRFYTRHGEGVPVPKLKGLSVEEAVELLESQGFRYQIDSVYQVDRAPGLVIEQDPDANTNVKMNRTIYLTIITRNAPDVGFPDIFEMTFLEARAVLSNYGIKIGDTTYTSDIVRDRVLEATYKGRQIKKGDQIPKGTVVALLLGDGKGASEVDLPNVVGLSLPEAIFSLKGSSLEAGSVFYEGTVTDSTTARVIKQYPAVSDTLSKVPIGTHVDLILSNGPPAP, encoded by the coding sequence ATGAGTAAATTTTTAGAATATCTCAAGACCAATACATTCCGGAAGAATCTGATCATCGCTATTGCTTCTATAGCCGGATTTTTACTCATCATCTTTTTCAGCCTGAGGTTTTACACCCGGCATGGAGAGGGAGTGCCTGTTCCTAAGTTAAAGGGCCTGTCGGTTGAAGAGGCAGTTGAATTACTTGAATCTCAGGGGTTCAGGTACCAGATCGATTCGGTATACCAGGTAGACCGCGCGCCTGGACTTGTTATTGAGCAGGACCCCGACGCCAATACCAATGTAAAGATGAACAGGACGATATACCTCACCATCATTACCCGCAACGCTCCGGATGTAGGCTTCCCCGACATCTTTGAAATGACTTTCCTGGAAGCCCGTGCTGTGTTAAGCAATTACGGAATAAAGATCGGCGATACCACCTATACTTCCGACATTGTTCGTGATCGTGTACTGGAAGCTACATATAAAGGCCGGCAGATAAAAAAAGGCGATCAGATACCTAAAGGTACGGTAGTAGCCCTTTTACTGGGCGATGGCAAAGGAGCCAGTGAGGTAGACCTTCCGAACGTAGTAGGCCTTTCTTTACCCGAAGCTATCTTTTCACTGAAGGGTTCGTCGCTCGAAGCAGGTTCTGTGTTTTACGAAGGTACGGTTACCGACAGCACTACCGCCCGCGTTATCAAACAGTATCCGGCAGTTAGCGATACTTTATCGAAAGTACCTATCGGAACACACGTAGATCTTATCCTGTCGAATGGTCCGCCTGCACCTTAA
- a CDS encoding YihY/virulence factor BrkB family protein, which yields MIQRFLLKVKIYKRFMDWTKKAVFPVFSPLPIYTVGSFFFQEVTRDSLITKASSLAYSFMLAIFPGLIFLFTLIPYIPIDGFQDQLMSLISMLLPSNAYGAVQSTLEDIIKKQNGGLLSFGFLAALFFSTNGVTNLMQAFNKASLQPETRGWFKQRFVAIVLTVVTVFALIFGLAVITAGEFIIAKIKTEIQFKEWFWLYVIALVRWVILAVVYFTTISILYRYGPSYQKKWKLFSPGSWLATILAILTSWGFTYYINNFSNYNKLYGSIGTLIVIMIWLFLNSLIILIGFELNASIDLSKRSIKIIRPRFNTFKDEPVQETFQKNLPK from the coding sequence ATGATCCAGAGATTCCTTTTGAAAGTTAAAATATACAAGCGGTTTATGGACTGGACCAAGAAGGCAGTATTCCCTGTTTTCAGTCCTCTGCCCATTTACACGGTAGGTTCATTTTTCTTCCAGGAGGTAACGAGAGATTCGCTGATCACCAAGGCTTCTTCACTCGCATACAGCTTTATGCTGGCAATTTTTCCGGGTCTGATCTTTTTATTTACGCTCATTCCCTATATTCCCATCGATGGATTCCAGGACCAGCTGATGTCGCTTATCTCCATGCTGCTCCCTTCTAATGCCTATGGAGCCGTACAATCAACGCTTGAGGATATCATCAAAAAACAAAACGGGGGACTTTTATCGTTCGGGTTCCTTGCTGCACTGTTCTTCTCTACCAACGGAGTGACTAACCTGATGCAGGCCTTCAATAAAGCTTCGCTGCAGCCCGAAACCCGCGGCTGGTTTAAGCAGCGATTTGTGGCCATCGTTCTGACTGTCGTTACGGTGTTTGCCCTCATCTTCGGGCTGGCGGTAATCACTGCCGGCGAGTTCATCATTGCGAAGATTAAAACAGAGATCCAGTTTAAGGAATGGTTCTGGCTGTATGTTATCGCGCTGGTAAGGTGGGTGATCCTGGCTGTGGTATATTTTACCACGATCTCTATTTTATACCGGTACGGTCCCTCCTACCAGAAAAAATGGAAGCTTTTCAGTCCCGGATCGTGGCTTGCCACAATACTTGCCATCCTCACGTCGTGGGGCTTCACCTATTACATTAATAATTTCAGCAATTACAATAAGCTGTATGGATCTATCGGTACGCTCATTGTGATCATGATCTGGCTCTTTCTGAACTCCCTGATCATACTGATCGGCTTTGAGCTCAACGCGAGTATCGACCTTTCTAAAAGGAGTATTAAGATTATCAGGCCGCGTTTTAATACCTTCAAAGACGAACCTGTACAGGAAACGTTTCAAAAAAACCTCCCCAAATAA
- a CDS encoding 4-fold beta flower protein, which translates to MKTFIFTLLASISLTFSAGAQQVSLYDREGEARAYIDYDQERTIFMWDGTPVAFLEKDGSDLAIFGFDGSFLGWYEDGTIYDKEGQIVGARKDATIRITRMERMKGIQKMTPIRPITPITPIQPILKSSWSDTPLAEFLYSGKK; encoded by the coding sequence ATGAAAACATTTATTTTTACTTTGTTAGCTTCGATAAGCCTGACATTTTCAGCCGGCGCACAGCAGGTGTCCCTTTATGACCGCGAAGGCGAAGCAAGAGCCTACATTGACTATGATCAGGAACGGACAATATTTATGTGGGATGGTACCCCCGTTGCCTTCCTCGAAAAGGACGGGAGCGATTTAGCCATATTCGGCTTTGATGGCAGTTTTTTAGGGTGGTATGAAGATGGCACCATATACGACAAAGAAGGTCAAATCGTTGGAGCAAGAAAAGATGCAACTATCCGTATTACAAGAATGGAGAGAATGAAAGGTATTCAGAAAATGACGCCCATCCGCCCCATTACACCAATAACCCCCATTCAACCAATATTGAAGAGTTCATGGAGCGACACCCCATTGGCTGAATTTCTATACTCTGGCAAAAAATAG